CTTCCGAGGAACTGCTCAAATCAAGTTCCAACATGCGAGAACTTGGCCGGCGCATCGTGGACTCAGGCGTAGAGTGCCTGCATGAGCATTGATACAGACACCACCAATCCGGACATCAAGCCTCGCTCTCGCGATGTCACGGACGGGCTTGAGAGCACCGCTTCCCGTGGAATGCTGCGGGCCGTCGGCATGGGCGATGACGACTGGAGCAAACCGCAGATCGCCGTCGCCTCCTCCTGGAACGAGATCACTCCCTGCAACCTGTCGCTGCAGCGACTGGCCGGGGCCGCCAAGGAAGGCGTCCACGGAGCAGGCGGCTTCCCGCTGGAGTTCGGCACGATCTCCGTCTCCGACGGAATCTCCATGGGCCACGAAGGCATGCACTACTCGCTGGTCTCCCGCGAAGTCATCACCGACTCCGTCGAAACCGTGATGAGCGCCGAGCGTCTCGACGGATCGATCCTCATGGCCGGCTGCGACAAGTCGATCCCGGGCATGCTCATGGCCTCCGCCCGCCTCGGCCTCTCCAGTGTCTTCCTCTACAACGGCTCGATCATGCCGGGCACCGCGAAGATGTCCGACGGCAGCGAGAAGGAAGTCACGCTCATCGACGCCTTCGAAGCGGTCGGAGCCTGCCGCGCTGGCACCATCACCCGCGATGACGTCGACGCCATCGAACGCGCCGTCTGCCCCGGCGAAGGCGCATGCGGAGGCATGTACACCGCGAACACGATGGCCTCGGCCGCGGAGGCGATGGGCATGTCCCTGCCGGGCTCGGCCGCGCCTCCGGCCATCCACCGCAACCGCACGCTCTTCGCACGCCAGTCCGGCGATGCCGTGGTCAACCTGCTGCGCCAGGGAATCACCGCCAGGGACATCATCACCCGCGAATCGCTGCACAACGCGATCGCCGTGGTCATGGCCTTCGGCGGCTCGACCAATGCGGTGCTCCACCTCCTGGCGATCGCGCACGAAGCGA
The Brevibacterium marinum genome window above contains:
- the ilvD gene encoding dihydroxy-acid dehydratase; amino-acid sequence: MSIDTDTTNPDIKPRSRDVTDGLESTASRGMLRAVGMGDDDWSKPQIAVASSWNEITPCNLSLQRLAGAAKEGVHGAGGFPLEFGTISVSDGISMGHEGMHYSLVSREVITDSVETVMSAERLDGSILMAGCDKSIPGMLMASARLGLSSVFLYNGSIMPGTAKMSDGSEKEVTLIDAFEAVGACRAGTITRDDVDAIERAVCPGEGACGGMYTANTMASAAEAMGMSLPGSAAPPAIHRNRTLFARQSGDAVVNLLRQGITARDIITRESLHNAIAVVMAFGGSTNAVLHLLAIAHEANVDLRLDDFNRIGDKVPHLGNVKPFGQYVMNDVFKIGGVPVMMKALLDAGLLNGDCMTVTGKTVAENLEKINPPDPDGKILRELSNPIHATGGLTVLKGSMAPEGAVVKSAGFDADVFEGTARVFDREQPAMDAVLNGELKKGDVVVIRYEGPKGGPGMREMLAITGAIKGAGIGKDVLLITDGRFSGGSTGLCIGHVAPEAVDGGPIAFIEDGDEITVDIAARSIELHVDEDVLAERRKTWTLPENHRLTGVLGKYAKLVRSASTGAVCL